One genomic window of Thalassolituus hydrocarboniclasticus includes the following:
- a CDS encoding CaiB/BaiF CoA transferase family protein, with protein MTLPLSGMLVLDLSRLLPGPMCSMHLHDMGARVIKVEDTGAGDYTRSLGMPKGFVSPAFHILNRGKESISLDLSTAEGHELLMKLVAKADILLESFRPGVMKKLGLAYEQLKAVNPRLVVCSISGFGQTGPWADKAGHDMNYCATAGVLDQVGEAGGAPTLSNFQIADLAGGSLSAAMAILGGVVGRLNSQLNGGAGEGCYLDISMTDCTFAHNVIPLATMNLMGKSLPRGQDMLTGARPCYGIYKTADDLYMAVGSLEQKFWNQVCDVLGHPEWQNRYWDMGAKADQLRSEVAAVFASQPQSHWREVFADTDCCVTPILSPQQAFEHPQLLAREMVQVLTTAQGQKIRCPAPAIQFGEQKHITDKPGPEQGEHTLSVLQELALAEADIQQLLSRGVIRQAGHEMATSTENSNKKSSTPSTKETTV; from the coding sequence ATGACTTTACCCCTGTCCGGCATGCTGGTGCTGGATCTGTCGCGTTTATTACCAGGACCCATGTGCTCGATGCATCTGCACGATATGGGCGCGCGCGTTATTAAAGTGGAAGACACCGGCGCCGGCGATTACACCCGCTCACTGGGTATGCCAAAAGGCTTTGTCAGCCCGGCGTTTCATATTCTTAACCGTGGCAAAGAATCCATCAGCCTCGACCTCTCTACTGCAGAAGGTCATGAACTGCTGATGAAGCTGGTGGCAAAGGCCGACATCCTGCTGGAAAGTTTCCGCCCCGGCGTCATGAAAAAACTTGGTCTGGCCTACGAACAACTGAAAGCGGTTAACCCGCGGCTGGTGGTCTGTTCCATTTCCGGCTTTGGCCAGACCGGCCCATGGGCCGACAAAGCCGGCCACGATATGAATTACTGTGCCACCGCCGGTGTGCTCGATCAGGTCGGTGAAGCCGGTGGCGCACCGACCTTAAGTAATTTCCAGATTGCCGATCTGGCCGGTGGCTCACTCAGTGCCGCCATGGCTATTTTAGGTGGTGTGGTTGGCCGCCTGAATTCGCAATTAAATGGCGGCGCCGGTGAAGGCTGTTACCTCGATATTTCCATGACCGACTGCACCTTTGCGCACAATGTGATTCCGCTGGCGACCATGAATTTAATGGGTAAATCATTGCCGCGCGGACAGGACATGCTGACCGGTGCGCGCCCTTGTTATGGCATTTATAAAACCGCCGACGATCTGTATATGGCGGTAGGTTCGCTGGAGCAGAAATTCTGGAATCAGGTCTGTGACGTTCTGGGTCATCCTGAATGGCAAAACCGTTACTGGGATATGGGCGCCAAAGCCGATCAGCTGCGCAGCGAAGTGGCAGCGGTATTTGCCTCTCAGCCACAAAGCCACTGGCGCGAAGTCTTTGCCGATACCGATTGCTGCGTAACGCCGATTTTAAGCCCGCAGCAGGCGTTCGAACATCCGCAATTACTGGCGCGGGAAATGGTGCAGGTATTAACCACCGCTCAGGGGCAGAAAATCCGTTGCCCGGCACCGGCCATTCAGTTTGGCGAACAAAAACACATCACCGATAAACCCGGCCCGGAGCAGGGCGAACACACACTCAGCGTTCTGCAGGAACTGGCATTGGCCGAGGCCGATATTCAGCAATTGCTGAGCCGCGGAGTAATCCGTCAGGCCGGACATGAAATGGCCACATCCACCGAAAACAGTAATAAAAAATCATCGACACCAAGCACCAAGGAGACCACGGTATGA
- a CDS encoding MerR family transcriptional regulator — MSDNNYTVADLAAEFGITPRAIRLYESKGLITSRRVGRTMIYDHRQRARLKIVLRSKRVGFSLEDTKSYLDLYDADRSNPERLLGLMHQCRTRLQELEAQRRDLDATIAELQNVEQAAGADLSQLDIAPEEAYQQFLQRLPLSDDQAVTDDQPVSDDQPG, encoded by the coding sequence ATGAGCGATAACAATTACACCGTTGCCGATCTGGCCGCTGAGTTCGGCATTACCCCCCGTGCCATCCGTCTGTACGAGAGCAAGGGGCTGATTACCTCGCGCCGCGTCGGGCGCACCATGATCTACGATCACCGCCAGCGCGCGCGGCTGAAAATTGTGCTGCGCTCCAAGCGTGTGGGCTTCTCGCTGGAAGACACCAAATCCTACCTCGACCTGTATGACGCCGACCGCTCCAATCCGGAACGTCTGCTGGGCTTAATGCATCAGTGCCGCACCCGCCTGCAGGAGCTGGAAGCCCAGCGCCGCGACCTCGATGCCACCATCGCTGAGCTGCAGAACGTCGAGCAGGCCGCCGGTGCCGATCTCAGCCAGCTCGATATTGCGCCGGAAGAGGCGTATCAGCAGTTTCTGCAACGCCTGCCCCTGTCAGACGACCAGGCAGTGACAGACGACCAGCCTGTGTCAGACGACCAGCCAGGCTGA
- a CDS encoding acetyl-CoA C-acetyltransferase — translation MTDAYIFDAVRTPRGRGKKDGGLHTVTPVSLMSGLLRGLQERHDLDTSQIDDVVLGCVEPVMEQGADIARTAVLMADYAQTCAGTVVSRFCASGLEAVNMAAAKVKAGEAQMTIGGGVECMSRIPMGAGGGAYYTDPAVTNKLSFVPQGISADLIATLNGFSRADVDAYAVESQRRAKHAWDNGYFKNSIIPVKDQLGLTLLDRDEHMRPEATVESLAGLKPSFEMHGGLGFNAIAQQVYPQVERINHVHHAGNSSGIVDGASAVLIGTKEMGQALGLKPRARIRSAASIGSEPTIMLTGPAPSARKALKNGMMQASDIDLWELNEAFASVVLLFMKDMNIDHSKINVNGGAIAMGHPLGATGAMILGTVLDELERRDLNTALINLCVGGGMGTATIIERV, via the coding sequence ATGACTGATGCCTATATTTTTGACGCGGTACGCACACCGCGCGGTCGTGGTAAAAAAGACGGCGGCCTGCACACCGTAACACCGGTCAGCCTGATGTCGGGTTTATTGCGTGGCCTGCAGGAACGCCATGATCTGGATACTTCTCAGATCGACGACGTGGTACTGGGTTGTGTGGAACCGGTAATGGAACAGGGCGCCGATATTGCCCGTACCGCGGTATTAATGGCCGACTACGCACAAACCTGTGCCGGAACTGTGGTCAGCCGTTTCTGTGCTTCAGGCCTTGAAGCGGTGAATATGGCTGCCGCCAAAGTTAAAGCCGGTGAAGCGCAGATGACCATCGGTGGTGGTGTGGAATGCATGTCACGTATTCCGATGGGTGCCGGTGGTGGCGCTTATTACACCGACCCTGCAGTCACCAATAAATTGTCGTTCGTACCCCAGGGTATTTCCGCCGATTTAATTGCCACCCTGAATGGTTTTTCCCGTGCCGATGTGGACGCCTATGCGGTGGAATCACAGCGTCGTGCCAAACACGCCTGGGACAATGGCTACTTTAAAAATTCCATTATTCCGGTGAAAGATCAGCTCGGTTTAACCCTGCTCGACCGTGACGAACATATGCGCCCGGAAGCGACGGTTGAATCGCTGGCCGGTCTGAAGCCATCGTTCGAAATGCACGGCGGTCTGGGTTTTAACGCCATTGCCCAGCAGGTTTATCCGCAGGTTGAGCGCATTAACCACGTACACCACGCCGGTAACTCCTCCGGTATTGTTGACGGTGCCTCGGCGGTATTAATCGGTACCAAAGAAATGGGTCAGGCGCTGGGATTAAAACCACGTGCACGTATCCGCTCGGCAGCGTCCATTGGTTCTGAGCCAACCATCATGCTGACCGGCCCGGCGCCGTCTGCACGTAAAGCGCTGAAAAACGGCATGATGCAGGCCAGCGATATCGACCTGTGGGAACTGAACGAAGCCTTTGCCTCGGTGGTTCTGCTGTTTATGAAAGATATGAATATTGACCACAGCAAAATCAACGTAAACGGCGGTGCCATTGCCATGGGCCATCCGCTGGGTGCAACCGGCGCCATGATTCTCGGCACTGTGCTGGATGAACTGGAGCGTCGCGACCTGAACACCGCATTAATCAACCTGTGCGTTGGTGGTGGAATGGGGACTGCCACCATCATTGAGCGCGTTTAA
- a CDS encoding MGMT family protein — protein sequence MTNIRDNSLQQLYTALAGIPPGKVVTYGQLAALAGRPAGARWAGRVLSQLPKDTQLPWHRVINAQGRISFPPDSAAFVRQQSLLLAEGVEFSASGRICFKRFGLN from the coding sequence ATGACCAACATCAGAGATAACAGTCTGCAGCAGCTCTATACCGCACTGGCCGGCATTCCACCGGGTAAGGTTGTGACCTATGGCCAGCTGGCAGCGCTGGCCGGACGTCCCGCCGGTGCTCGCTGGGCCGGGCGGGTTCTGTCGCAATTACCCAAAGATACGCAACTGCCCTGGCACCGGGTTATTAACGCTCAGGGGCGCATCAGCTTTCCGCCCGACAGCGCGGCGTTTGTTCGCCAGCAATCACTGTTACTTGCCGAAGGCGTGGAATTCAGCGCCAGCGGGCGCATCTGTTTCAAGCGCTTTGGCCTGAACTAA
- a CDS encoding acyl-CoA dehydrogenase family protein, with translation MIPRSVFTEEHNMFRDSVRKFMQREIQPHWEEWEAQGHISREAWLKAGEAGILCTHIPVEYGGSGVDFRYSAIAIEEQGYVFASGPGFSLHSDIVAPYILHYGTEEQKQKWLPKMCTGEVITAIAMTEPGTGSDLAGVRTTAIEDGDHYVINGSKTFITNGQMADLYIVVAKTDTNAGAKGVSLFLVEADRAGFSRGQNLKKVGMKAQDTSELFFDNVRIPKENLMGQKNAGFIYLMQELAQERLSVAIIGAAVARACYDATVTYVKERKAFGKPVAAFQNTRFKLAEIRTELEVTQCYVDRCLELHCEGKLSIDAAASVKLWATEAQCRIIDECVQLHGGYGYMWEYPVARAYADSRVQRIYAGTSEIMKEIISRTI, from the coding sequence ATGATCCCACGCAGTGTATTTACCGAAGAGCACAACATGTTCCGCGACAGCGTGCGCAAATTTATGCAGCGCGAAATTCAGCCACACTGGGAAGAGTGGGAAGCACAGGGTCATATTTCCCGTGAAGCCTGGCTGAAAGCCGGTGAAGCAGGCATTTTGTGCACCCATATTCCGGTGGAATACGGTGGCTCCGGCGTAGATTTCCGTTATTCCGCTATCGCCATTGAAGAGCAGGGTTATGTCTTTGCTTCAGGCCCGGGTTTCTCCCTGCATTCCGATATCGTTGCTCCTTATATCCTGCATTACGGCACCGAAGAGCAGAAGCAAAAATGGCTGCCAAAAATGTGTACCGGTGAAGTCATTACCGCCATTGCCATGACCGAACCGGGCACCGGTTCCGATCTTGCCGGTGTACGTACCACCGCCATTGAAGACGGCGATCATTATGTAATTAATGGCTCCAAAACTTTTATCACCAACGGTCAGATGGCCGACCTTTATATTGTGGTTGCCAAAACCGATACCAATGCCGGCGCCAAAGGCGTTAGCCTGTTTCTGGTAGAAGCTGACCGTGCCGGTTTCAGCCGTGGTCAGAACCTGAAAAAAGTCGGTATGAAAGCGCAGGATACTTCTGAGCTGTTTTTCGACAACGTGCGCATCCCGAAAGAAAACCTGATGGGTCAGAAAAATGCCGGCTTTATTTATCTGATGCAGGAACTGGCGCAGGAACGTCTGAGTGTGGCCATTATTGGTGCTGCAGTTGCACGTGCCTGTTACGACGCCACCGTTACCTACGTGAAAGAGCGTAAAGCCTTTGGTAAGCCGGTTGCCGCTTTCCAGAATACCCGCTTTAAACTGGCCGAAATCCGCACCGAACTGGAAGTAACCCAGTGCTACGTTGACCGCTGTCTGGAACTGCATTGCGAAGGCAAGCTGAGCATCGACGCTGCGGCTTCGGTCAAACTCTGGGCTACCGAAGCACAGTGCCGCATCATCGACGAATGTGTGCAGCTGCACGGCGGTTACGGCTACATGTGGGAATACCCGGTTGCCCGTGCTTACGCCGATTCGCGCGTACAGCGTATTTACGCCGGTACTTCTGAAATTATGAAAGAAATTATTTCGCGTACCATCTGA
- a CDS encoding SDR family oxidoreductase, with translation MDLQNKVVAITGAGQGLGRAMAVYLAAKGARIAIIDLDQGHMDETKRQVEAAGSNGNTYLCNVANEEQVESTFAAIAADMGGLHGLVNNAGILRDGLMVKVKDGEVSKMSLAQWQSVIDVNLTGVFLCGREAAVQMINGGEGGCIINISSISRAGNMGQSNYSAAKAGVASMAVVWGKELARYGIRANAIAPGFIATEMTASMKPEALEKMTAGIPAKRMGQPDEIASAVAFLMENDYMSGRIIEVDGGLRL, from the coding sequence ATGGATCTGCAAAACAAAGTGGTCGCCATTACCGGCGCGGGCCAGGGTCTGGGTCGTGCAATGGCGGTTTATCTGGCAGCAAAAGGGGCACGGATTGCCATTATCGACCTCGATCAGGGTCACATGGATGAAACAAAACGCCAGGTCGAAGCGGCCGGCAGCAACGGCAACACTTACCTGTGTAACGTTGCCAATGAAGAACAGGTAGAAAGCACCTTCGCCGCCATTGCTGCGGATATGGGCGGTCTGCACGGTCTGGTGAATAACGCCGGTATTCTGCGCGACGGCCTGATGGTAAAAGTGAAAGACGGCGAAGTCAGCAAGATGAGCCTGGCGCAGTGGCAGAGCGTGATCGACGTGAACCTGACCGGCGTGTTCCTGTGCGGACGCGAAGCCGCGGTACAGATGATTAACGGCGGCGAAGGCGGCTGCATCATCAATATCTCCAGTATTTCCCGCGCCGGTAATATGGGCCAGAGCAACTACTCTGCCGCCAAAGCCGGTGTTGCCAGCATGGCCGTTGTCTGGGGTAAAGAACTGGCGCGTTACGGCATCCGTGCCAACGCCATTGCACCGGGCTTTATCGCCACCGAAATGACCGCCAGCATGAAACCGGAAGCACTGGAAAAAATGACGGCAGGCATTCCGGCCAAGCGTATGGGCCAGCCGGATGAAATTGCCTCGGCTGTCGCTTTCCTGATGGAAAACGACTATATGTCGGGCCGTATTATTGAAGTGGACGGTGGTCTGCGTCTGTAA